In the Pseudorasbora parva isolate DD20220531a chromosome 5, ASM2467924v1, whole genome shotgun sequence genome, cctaaaactaggaatgtgtggttgaactttatttataatgaagttccagctgacgTGGCGAAGACTTTGCATGTGtgctcgcttcatttcactgcggactCTTTTGAAAACAAGTCTCAGGTTGAAACTGGATTTGCAGACCATTTGAGATTGAAACAAAATGCTGTGCCTTCAATATTGGATCCAAAAAGAAAGgagcaacacacttatgtgagttaaacatatttttatacGTAAGTATTGCATTGTGACAGGTCGTTTGATAATGTTTACGATTGTGTATTTGTATTATGTGTAGGCCTACGTGTCTATCCAGTCACAGAATCCGAATATGAAGGAAGTCGCTTGTCAAACAGACACAGATAACCTAAGATCACAGGGAACACAGCTTGGTTCTGGAACCTTTCGACCTAAATTCAGAAGCAAAGGTTtgtttttggtgtgtgtgtgtgtgtgtgtgtgtgtgtgtgtgtgtgtgtgtgtgtgtgtgtgtgtgtgtgtgtgtgtgtgagagagagagagagagagagagagagagagagagagagcgattgTGTACAGTTATCATTCATGTGAGTGTCGTAGCATCGCTGTCAACTCAACCTATTTTGGACTTTTTTTAACCCAAATGTGAggtttgcatttaaaaaaaaaaagtctttattgTTGGTTGTGGCCATACATTGTAATTTCAAATTTTGACTTGGTATATTGTAATTCCTGTGCATGTTTCTGGTAgattgtttgtatttttaaaaataatttaataattaagtctaaaagtttatatatatatatatatatagatagtaGCACAGATAGtagcacatatatatatatatatatagatagtatatatatatatatatataaaacatatatacatttctatttatgCTAATGTACgattgttttattttaggaACACAGTATGAAAGTGTAGGTGTTTCAACCACTACATCCCGGAACACTTTCACACCGTTGAAGGATTCTAGGCCAGCAAAAAAAGCTCGTCTTAAACTGGAGGAGGAGAAAAGTGCTTCCTTTGACGTCTTTGTAAGTCAGGACACAACACATAAGCCAGCTGACTCTGTCACCACTGTAACAGACTCATCACAACTTCGGTGAGTACATTTGATCTTCTTTATTCTCTAGTTATGGCCTGTTTAAGACTTCACATCCTTTGGtgtaatgttttatatttttctatttGAAGATGTACGTCAATAGAGGGGGATGCAAAATACATTGTATTTGAAAAGTGCCTGCTGCAACTTTTTGAAAGCTGCCCAGTGTGCACGAGACGCTGTGATGTGCGGGCTCGAAGGAAAGGAACTTTTGTTGCAATTGATCAACTGTGCCCACATTGCCAATACTTTAGAAAATGGCAAAGCCAGCCTGTTGTCGGCAGCACACCTTTGGGCAACCTCCAGTTATCTGCTGCCATATATTTCACTGGTGCACCCTTCTTCAAATTACAAAAGGTATTttgaaaagaaatacaaaaattCTCAATGTAATTAAAGGATTCATTACAAACATTGTAATATGTTTTTAGGTATTCAGTGCAATGCATGTCAAGATGATCACACACAGAACTTTTAGAAAACATGCCAGCATGTATCTGGAACCGGCAATAATCTACACGTGGAAGAAAGAACAAGAGCAAGTCTTGCTGCAGCTGAGCCAGGGGCACAAAGTCATAGCGGGTGGTGATATGCGAGCGGACTCATCACCAGGTAAAAGAAGAACTGAGTTAGCGGTGTAAATTAATTCAATTTGAAATGTACTGTTGTCAGGGTATACTTTTTTAATCATATCATTTATTATAGCCATATGTATATGTACTCACACATACGCATCTTTTAGGCCACTCAGCAAAGTATGGTACCTACACCTTGATGGACCTTGAGAGCAACCTCATACTGGACATACAGCTAGTGCAGGCGAGTAGCAAAACATCAATAAAGCAAATTCAACTGCACTAAccacatacagtcttgttcaaaataatagcagtacaatgtgactaaccagaataatcaaggtttttcgtatatttttttattgctacgtggcaaacaagttaccagtaggttcagtagattctcagaaaacaaacaagacccagcattcatgatatgcacgctcttaaggctgtgcaattgggcaattagttgaattagttgaaaggggtgtgttcaaaaaaatagcagtgtggcattcaatcactgaggtcatcaattttgtgaagaaacaggtgtgaatcaggtggcccctatttaaggatgaagccaacacttgttgaacatgcatttgaaagctgaggaaaatgggtcgttcaagacattgttcagaagaacagcgtactttgattaaaaagttgattagagaggggaaaacctataaagaggtgcaaaaaatgataggctgttcagctaaaatgatctccaatgccttaaaatggagagcaaaaccagagagacgtggaagaaaacggaagacaaccatcaaaatggatagaagaataaccagaatggcaaaggctcagccaatgatcacctccaggatgatcaaagacagtctggagttacctgtaagtactgtgagagttagaagacgtctgtgtgaagctaatctattttcaagaatccccgcaaagtccctctgttaaaaaaaaggcatgtgcagaagaggttacaatttgccaaagaacacatcaactggcctaaagagaaatggaggaacattttgtggactgatgagagtaaaattgttctttttgggtccaagggccacaggcagtttgtgagacgacccccaaactctgaattcaagccacagtacacagtgaagacagtgaagcatggaggtgcaagcatcatgatatgggcatgtttctcctactatggtgttgggcctatttatcgcataccagggatcatggatcagtttgcatatgttaaaatacttgaagaggtcatgttgccctatgctgaagaggacatgcccttgaaacggttgtttcaacaagacaatgacccaaaacacactagtaaacgggcaaagtcttggttccaaaccaacaaaattaatgttatggagtggccagcccaatctccagaccttaatccaattgagaacttgtggggtgatatcaaaaatgctgtttctgaagcaaaaccaagaaatgtgaatgaattgtggaatgttgttaaagaatcatggagtggaataacagctgagaggtgccacaagttggttgactccatgccacacagatgtcaagcagttttaaaaaactgtggtcatacaactaaatattagtttagtgattcacaggattgctaaatcccagaaaaaaaaaatgtttgtacaaaatagttttgagtttgtacagtcaaaggtagacactgctatttttttgaacacacccctttcagctaattcaactaattgcccaattgcacagccttaagagcgtgcatatcatgaatgctgggtctcatttgttttctgagaatctactgaacctactggtaacttgtttgccacgtagcaataaaaaaaatacgaaaaaccttgattattctggttagtcacattgtactgctattattttgaacaagactgtatagtctgttaaatataacatttgtgTAGTGTTTTacaatttattcattttattttttgcatatttCTAAAAGTAGAGCAATGAGGTAGCAGGAAGTCAGCATATGGAAAAAGAAGGACTAAAAAGAAGTCTTGAGCGTCTGGAGGCACATGGTGTGAAGCTTGaatgcattgttacagatcaccAGCCACAGATCCAAACATTTTTGAAGGAACTAAACATAACACAGTTCTACGATGTCTGGCATTTGGAGAAAGGTAGCTTTTCCCCATGATTATAAATGTAGACTTTTACTCGTAATTCTCTTATGCTGAATGATGATGTGATTTTTCCAGACCacccatgatgttgtaattatTTCATACAGGCTTGTCTAAGGAGTTCGAAAAAATCAGTAAAGATAAGGACTGTGAAGTGGTGAAAAAGTGGCAGAAGAGCATAAAAAATCACGTGTTCTGGACTGCAGCTACTTCAAAAACAAGTGAGGAGCGAGTAGCAAAATGGAAGTCTGTGTTAAACCATATTCAAGACATTCATGTACATGACAACCCGTTATACCCTCAGTGTGAGCATGAAATCCGGCAATCCACTGATCGCAGCAAATGGTTCCAAGCAGGTATCGTTATAGTTAATacattgtttaatatttttaaatgtacagaaatgtttttataaaataaaataaaataaaaaatgtaacaattGTAATCGTTTGTTTTTTGGTTACAGGAAGCAAGGCACTGTATACTGTcgaaaaaattatttcaaacaAGAGAATTATGAAAGATATCGAGAAACTCAGCCCTCACTTTCAAACTTCATCTTTGGAGTCGTTTCACAATGTCATTTTACGCTTCGCgccaaaaaatgtgttttatccTTACCTCGGAATGTTATGCAGGTGTGTTTGAAATTAATATCATTATTTCAACCTCTATGAAGATGTCTTTAATACCTTTTGTTaatgtattttgtttgtattttagaCTTTATTTGGCAGGTATGCATTTCAACGAGAACTCCAATCGTCCTCAGGATAAAACGTCGACTGGAAATCCAACGCACAGGCTTTTGTTTCCCAAAGCCGAAAAGGGAGGATACTCCATAAGGCCATTGAAGTCACAGGCAACATATTGTAAGATAAACAAATGGATTTCTGTTcacaataaagtaaaaaaatacaaaacaataaataacatgcataatatatatTGTGCCATAACACTTTTACAGGCTATGTCATCAATCTGATGACTTTGCTTTTGGAAAAGGTAATCCAAAACCCTCTTCCCTACATGGAGGAGATCCACGAAATTGAGGTCCCAGTGTGACAGGCCCTCCGTAGAAGAGGCTTTTGCAAGGCATGTCTCGCGGTTCAGTCAAGGGGAGTCTAAATCCTACATAGCTGCGTCCAGCATTAGGAAACTCTTGGTGTACGCGGATGACAACACATGACGGGATGAGGACCCTGATCTTCCTGCCCAGCTCACAAAGCTCCTGCAGCGCCGAATGTTAAAGACATTGATAAAGTCAGACAGATTGATTTATCTGCTGTTATTGTGAACTGAGGAGAAAtgtttttgtgatttaaaaaaaaaacattccagcTGTTCTTGTGTTAAAATACAGTGTTTTCATTTAAACACTATTGTATGAAATATACTTAAAACACTTGTAATGCATAAATTGTTttacaaattatatttattttattacaaactgaattatgtagtatgACTTTACTGGCATAACATAATTCTTACTGTTCTATTCCTCTTAGTCTGAAGGGCCCATAATCAGCCCAGTAAACATTAGAGAATACACACATTAAGGCACACAGGTTCAAAGCTTGGGTGATGGGTCATGCATGTAAGTCTGTCTGGTACTTAGTCAATCCTCTTAACAAcctgcaaaacaaaaacactgtaattgtacttaataatatatatatatatatatataaacacacatacatacatacatataagtAAACAAAATTCGTTCCTTGTACCTGAGGAATCTCCAAGCAGGATATATTTTCTCTTTTACCTTAGTTACACCTACAGATTGTGGATAAAAAgggattatttttttcattatggCATTTGTAGAACAAATGTTTTTggtaaatattataattttgacaaaaaactttAGCTAACGTCTTCGATTTCACTATAATataaaattagaaaaaaaaatgcttaagaAAAAAGCCTAATTAAAGGTGctctatgcaactttccgtccacttgagggcgcctattcaaaacaaaggcgtagtttgattaCGGCAattgtgagcgcagcatcttgggaaatgtgtgctgtgtcccaatttgcctacttatactacgtcctaaaagtatgtattctttaagaaaagtatgccagcttcgggacatactacttcgccatctttaacggactctgtcgcttagttacgtgcatccctaAGAAGGCACAatattgtgtctgcaaatccacctgagacttgtttataAACGATTCCggagtgaaatgaagcgaacacatgTGCATGTCTTCCCATGTGAGCTGCAACTTCATTCAAAATAAGTGAAGTatcactcattcctaatattaggatccgaaggaagcttatgcagcgtctgtgttcttccacaatatcttgctatcttcttcagcatgttAATTGCTGCTGGCTAACGTGATCCAAACAGCttgatgagtcggtgggcgggggtACTGAATTAGACGTACTTATTATTttgtagaggcgtgtttcgtcGCGCGATGATGTAAAAAACTGAAGGTGTCTCTGCTAAATACCCGTTCTATTCTACTACAGATGTTGCATTAATTGATTCCGCATTGTTTCTCACTGATGCCCCCAACTCGTACAGATTCGGGCTTAAAGAAAATCCCGAACTTCTCACTGGTATTTAAGACTTTGTGGTGCCGTTCATGTGCGTTCAACTTGTAAATATGATCTTTAAGACATGGCTTGAATGCACCaattggctgcgtccgaaactaATGTTAGCTTCAATTCCTGTCTCCTGAAATATCTTCATCTAATGGATTTTTGAATGCAGCACACgtgtccttcgctgcctttgatatcccacaatcctgtgctttccattctgtGAAAGTTGAGCTGGGTAAAAAAGATGGCGTTCGAAAGTTGcttttgctggtcagtttgtgtgtaaatgtacgtttTTTACCAACATTTTCTACTTTCTATGTAATTTCTAGCGAGGAATTACTAATGGAGTAATTCGATATTTCTTTatttctcaccaaagctctctatttagctgtagatcattaaactgttacactgccttagaagtctgtccgaaatcagtttggtgaggtgccttcatgcacaaaacgctgccttacgAGCCATGATAAGGCAGCGAGAGAACGATTTAGCTGCCAAGGTTTTCGGACACAACCTTAGTGATTGTTATTTTGATAAGCGTTGTGCTGGTTGGTGAGAGTGTTTTCGTATCATTTGTACAGATTGTCAgccattatataaaatattaggCATTATGTTGTCATGAGTGATTTCGCTCTGTACGGTTTCAATTCAGACGCTCATTATGCATAACGCTTTCATAATggatataggcctatatttgcCTATTGCCTTCTTATTACAAACTAATAAGAAGAGCTTGATCATGTAAACAAAGTTGGGTAAGATTGTAATCTTAACTAGATTGATATATTTGAAAGACAAAGTTTTTTCCTCAAATACGTTGAAGATCAGGCGATTGACAGATAGTTGGGTGTTCTAGGTTGTTGCTCATTTGTTTCTATATGCTTGCTTGGATGTTCTGGGTAACCTTCTGTAATTCCCACATACAGACATTCCCATTAGAAGTCTTAAGTCCCAGTGCTTTTTGTGCTTTTGTAGATCTGAAACTTGAGGCACTCAAACATCCaagtaatattattataatattaatcaGGAGGATACTTTAGACAAGAGAGAATGGATGCATTGACCTCAGAGTTTGCCAAGATTGGTGAGGCACCAGCACCTGTAATGGTAAATCCCACCCCACCAGCAGGGAATCACCCATTTCTGATGATATCATGTCTATATAAGCTCGTTCCAATGCAGGAAGCATAATCTTATGGCCTGGGACAGATACCTAAAGTTCGCTTTCATTCTCTCACCAGAAGAGGCTTGCATGGAGACCTAATACTCTCTGCCCGCTGCGTCAGTGCAGAATCACGGATGATCTTCTTATTCGGCCTATTCCCCTTCTTATTCCCCTTACACGGCTGTCGGGGGAATCCGCGCTCCTATCTTATGTTAGCGTTGTCTTTGGCTTTGGGCTGAAAGATAACCCCAAAGATTGGATAGACTAAGTGATGCTTCTTTGGAAACATTTGCATTCATGTCAAGAGAATTATGTAGAATTATGTCAACACTTACTCAAGCATGCCATCAAGTCTGACTAGCACAGTCTCTACTATCAGAAGCCTTTTGGAGGACActttagggggggggggggggggggaaatcaAAATCATGTGCTGCAAACAGAAGGCATAGACCAACATTTATTTCAGGCTGGGAGAATAAGGGCCAAGACATTCAATCTCCAGGCCTTAACCCAATGCTCTCTCTTGTACTCCCTGATATAAAAATCAGTGCAATTGGGTCAAGATGCATTAGCACATACAGAAACAGTAGGTAGTCTGATTCAGTTCTCCCTCTTTGTAATCTgcgagataaaaaaaaaagaagattaaGTCAAATTCCAAATCAAATTCAGatttaatgttttgttgtgCAACATGCATCCAGAATTTACACTCAAGTCGTCACCCCAACTTCTCGTACCCCTAACACATTCAGCAGTTGTGTCCTGTGTGGCTCCATGGAATCAGCCTAGTAATCATCAGAAATTCTTTATTCTGGAAATTCAAGCATGtctttgcgtcattacgtcacgtCTGTACGTATAAAAAAATAGTTAGTTTGAGGAGCATGTTCAGCGGATCATTTAGCCTATAACCTTTTCTCACAGCGGCTGGAGTAATAAAACGTATCATTTTGAtggcggattgtaatccagaaaggtccacatgacatcatcatgaGCTATCTTTAGGTTTAATCAATGTCAGTAGCGCaatttattgtaatgttttttttcccaaaagtgGGAAGTGGGAACAAGTCTTACTTGTTCAGATGATGATATTTTCTGGTGAAAATCGTTATTTCGTTTAAAGCCTACGCTAAAACATAGAATCTGTTATTCTGAAGTACAGTGTCCACACCGGTGCGGTGAATGAATGACagccacacacactcctcaaaacattacaTTCATCCGCATTCATCACAAATTACTAATATTAGGTAGGTGTGAATAACGGTAAACAAATGCATTATTTTGTAtaaagtattatatatatttttttgataattaacctataatatcaaataataacatttcattcattttatttccACCACACTGAACCATTTCGTTCTGTTTTTATCAGAAAAAGAAATAATGCATTAAATGGGTAAAGTGTTAGCTAATAAATTGCACTGTAGCCACTAGATGCCCATCTGAACATTCCTGTTTCCAATTCAGATATGTCTTACCACCTTTATACAAATCCATCATTCCTCTTCCTATTGAGTGAATGTTTGCCATCGGACTAATAAAGCGGCTGATGTTAATTCTTGCGTGTGTTTATTCCATCACCGCTCTTTTTTGCGGTGTGTTTTTACTGGCCATACCTGACGGACTTTAGAGCAGACTATCGAGCCCCATTACAGACTCACACTCTGGACAGAACAAATAGCTTCTGGAGCCTGGAGATATGCTGTGCAGAAATATAAGCATCATATTGCACAGCCAGGAACAATTGCTTGAGAAAATGATGGTGTTTTTCAAAGGGGTCCCATTTCAATAATAAATCTGATTTTGCATAACTGATTAGGCATGGATaatgatgcagtaatcattatgAATGATTGCTGAATGAATAATCAGTCAAGTATGGTTAACAG is a window encoding:
- the LOC137075949 gene encoding uncharacterized protein yields the protein MPRISRYCAISGCGRTQSLHKLPSDPKTRNVWLNFIYNEVPADVAKTLHVCSLHFTADSFENKSQVETGFADHLRLKQNAVPSILDPKRKEQHTYAYVSIQSQNPNMKEVACQTDTDNLRSQGTQLGSGTFRPKFRSKGTQYESVGVSTTTSRNTFTPLKDSRPAKKARLKLEEEKSASFDVFVSQDTTHKPADSVTTVTDSSQLRCTSIEGDAKYIVFEKCLLQLFESCPVCTRRCDVRARRKGTFVAIDQLCPHCQYFRKWQSQPVVGSTPLGNLQLSAAIYFTGAPFFKLQKVFSAMHVKMITHRTFRKHASMYLEPAIIYTWKKEQEQVLLQLSQGHKVIAGGDMRADSSPGHSAKYGTYTLMDLESNLILDIQLVQSNEVAGSQHMEKEGLKRSLERLEAHGVKLECIVTDHQPQIQTFLKELNITQFYDVWHLEKGLSKEFEKISKDKDCEVVKKWQKSIKNHVFWTAATSKTSEERVAKWKSVLNHIQDIHVHDNPLYPQCEHEIRQSTDRSKWFQAGSKALYTVEKIISNKRIMKDIEKLSPHFQTSSLESFHNVILRFAPKNVFYPYLGMLCRLYLAGMHFNENSNRPQDKTSTGNPTHRLLFPKAEKGGYSIRPLKSQATYCYVINLMTLLLEKVIQNPLPYMEEIHEIEVPV